Part of the Geitlerinema sp. PCC 9228 genome is shown below.
ATTTAGTTTGGAACACATTTTGTACCATTTTTCCCTGACTGCGAGTGGCGGCTTTCTCCAACTCTTCCACTTCGCCGCTATCCAACTGCCAACCCAAAGCGCCTAAATTCTCCTGAGCTTGCTTCATATTTTTGGCTCCAGGAATGGGAATGGTCCCTTTGGCAATGCACCAGTTAATCGCGACCTGGGACATGCTGCGGTTTCGCGATCGCGCGATCGCTTCCAACGTATCTAACAAAGGACGAATTTGGGGCAACAACTGCTTGAACAAACGCCGTCGCAAGCCACCAGGGAGATTTCCCCTCACCGAATATTTTCCCGTCAGCAATCCCAACGTTAAAGGACTGTAAGCAATGACTTGAATCCCCAACTCCTGGCAAGTTTCCCGTATTTTGAGCCGATCGATTTCCGCTGCCGTCAGCAGAGAATATTGTACTTGCAAAGTAGCAATGGGAATTGAGCGATCGCCCAATCGACGGTATACTTTTCGTAAACGTCGCGGTCCGTAATTGGACAATCCCACACCTTTGACCAAACCGCGATCGTAAGCATCTCCCAAACCATCCAACAGTGCCCACTCCTGCCAAGGTGCGTAATTGGCCGTTGACCAATGCATTTGTACCAAATCCACATTTCTGCCCAAACGTCTAGACGATGCCTCCAAAGCCGCCACCATCGACTTCCGGGTCAACCGCCACGGATAGGCTGCCAACTTCGTCGCAATACACAGATTGTCTAAATTGGGGCTGCGACACTCCCGGGCAAATTTGCCCAACAAAAGTTCGCTGCGACCGTTGAGCTTGCCAGTTCCGTAAGAATCTCCCGTGTCAAACAGAGTAACGCCGTTGCCCACACATAGATTAAATACTCCTTGCAATTGTTCGTC
Proteins encoded:
- a CDS encoding aldo/keto reductase; this encodes MPTDGELFLPTMGCGTWAWGNRLLWGYNPHMDEQLQGVFNLCVGNGVTLFDTGDSYGTGKLNGRSELLLGKFARECRSPNLDNLCIATKLAAYPWRLTRKSMVAALEASSRRLGRNVDLVQMHWSTANYAPWQEWALLDGLGDAYDRGLVKGVGLSNYGPRRLRKVYRRLGDRSIPIATLQVQYSLLTAAEIDRLKIRETCQELGIQVIAYSPLTLGLLTGKYSVRGNLPGGLRRRLFKQLLPQIRPLLDTLEAIARSRNRSMSQVAINWCIAKGTIPIPGAKNMKQAQENLGALGWQLDSGEVEELEKAATRSQGKMVQNVFQTK